In one window of Candidatus Fonsibacter ubiquis DNA:
- a CDS encoding putative hydro-lyase: MLNITDPVEARKIIRADKYDKQTAGIAGKYVQGNLCILPSKYAIDFAAFCQKNPKPCPLIGFGTKGNPYLKDLGDIDIRTDVPKYRIWKNGEIIDEPCNIKKYWNDDLVVFVLGCSMSFELPLMEAGIEMQHIKNNTTVPMYKTNIDCEPAGPFKGKLVVSMRPLNAEDTIKAIQISSRFPAVHGAPVHLGEPGQIGIKNIMKPEYGDPPRAIKNNEIPVFWACGVTPQSVVENCKPEFCITHKPGAMLITDKLNSSLAAIN, from the coding sequence ATGTTAAATATCACAGATCCCGTCGAAGCAAGAAAAATTATAAGAGCTGATAAATATGATAAACAAACTGCTGGTATCGCCGGGAAATATGTACAAGGAAATCTCTGTATCTTGCCAAGTAAATACGCAATCGACTTTGCAGCCTTTTGTCAGAAAAATCCTAAACCATGTCCGCTAATTGGTTTTGGAACTAAAGGAAATCCTTATTTAAAAGATCTAGGTGATATTGATATTAGAACTGATGTGCCAAAATACAGAATTTGGAAAAATGGTGAAATTATTGATGAACCTTGTAACATTAAAAAATATTGGAATGACGATCTAGTTGTCTTTGTTTTAGGTTGCTCTATGTCATTTGAATTACCTTTAATGGAAGCTGGAATTGAAATGCAGCATATAAAAAACAACACAACTGTGCCTATGTATAAAACGAATATAGATTGCGAACCAGCAGGTCCTTTTAAAGGAAAACTAGTTGTTTCGATGAGACCTTTAAATGCAGAAGATACGATCAAAGCAATTCAAATTTCATCAAGATTTCCAGCTGTTCATGGAGCGCCTGTGCACTTAGGTGAGCCTGGTCAAATAGGAATAAAAAATATTATGAAACCCGAGTATGGTGACCCGCCTAGGGCAATTAAAAATAATGAAATTCCAGTATTTTGGGCATGTGGAGTTACTCCCCAGTCCGTAGTTGAAAATTGTAAGCCTGAATTTTGTATAACTCACAAACCAGGAGCAATGTTAATTACTGATAAATTAAATAGCAGTCTTGCGGCAATAAACTAG
- a CDS encoding ABC transporter substrate-binding protein, producing the protein MKIKITSFLFASIFAFSSLFANIVKANEVKIGVLLPLTGPVAQIGLDAKAAIETAVDIINNKTDLNIPLAKTEGLPGLKGAKIKVVIVDHQGKPEIGQGEAERLINNEKVHALFGAYFSGVTATSSLVAERAGIPFVNGSSSSPALTERGLKYFFRVSPHDGQFTKLMFDFLDEFQKKKNIKISSASILHEDSAFGTDSATTQEKFINDKKYKLLDKITYNAKATSLSSEVQKLKASNADLLLPSSYTADTYLFLKTAKELDYNPKMLLAQNAGYTDPAFVSTAGKDAEGAITRSPYNDDLAKRIPNLSKVNELFKKKSNGRDLSDVPAREFTAFMVLADAINRAGSTNPDKIRDALIKTNIPAKDLIVPYEGVRFDAKGQNELQRGILMQVQNGKYCTIYPFTFAACEVKYPMPTWAQKK; encoded by the coding sequence ATGAAAATAAAAATAACAAGTTTTTTATTTGCTTCAATTTTTGCATTCAGTTCATTATTTGCAAATATTGTAAAAGCAAATGAAGTTAAAATTGGAGTACTTCTTCCGCTAACAGGACCAGTTGCACAAATTGGTCTTGATGCAAAAGCTGCTATCGAAACTGCGGTTGATATTATAAACAATAAAACTGATCTTAACATTCCGCTAGCAAAAACTGAAGGTTTACCAGGACTTAAAGGTGCAAAAATTAAAGTTGTAATTGTCGATCACCAAGGAAAACCTGAGATAGGCCAAGGCGAAGCTGAAAGATTAATTAATAACGAAAAAGTACATGCGCTTTTTGGTGCTTATTTTTCAGGTGTAACAGCAACTTCAAGTCTTGTGGCTGAGAGAGCTGGAATACCATTTGTTAATGGCTCATCATCTTCTCCTGCTTTAACAGAGAGAGGTCTTAAATATTTCTTTAGAGTAAGTCCGCATGACGGCCAGTTTACCAAGTTAATGTTTGATTTCTTAGATGAATTTCAAAAGAAAAAGAATATAAAAATATCTTCAGCAAGTATTCTTCATGAAGATTCAGCTTTTGGTACAGACAGTGCAACGACACAAGAAAAGTTTATTAACGATAAGAAATATAAGTTATTAGACAAAATTACATATAATGCCAAAGCAACTTCATTAAGTTCTGAAGTACAAAAGTTAAAAGCATCTAATGCGGACCTTTTGTTACCATCATCATATACTGCTGATACTTATTTGTTTTTAAAAACAGCTAAGGAATTAGATTATAATCCTAAAATGCTTTTAGCACAAAATGCTGGTTACACAGACCCTGCATTTGTCTCTACTGCAGGAAAAGATGCTGAAGGAGCTATTACAAGATCACCATACAATGATGACCTTGCAAAAAGAATCCCAAATCTATCCAAGGTAAATGAGCTTTTTAAGAAAAAATCTAATGGACGAGATTTATCAGATGTTCCAGCTAGAGAATTTACTGCATTTATGGTTTTAGCAGATGCAATTAACAGAGCTGGATCAACTAATCCTGATAAAATTAGAGATGCATTAATTAAAACAAATATCCCTGCAAAGGATCTGATTGTTCCTTACGAAGGAGTTAGATTCGATGCAAAAGGTCAAAATGAACTTCAAAGAGGTATTTTGATGCAAGTACAAAATGGTAAATATTGTACAATTTATCCATTCACATTTGCAGCCTGCGAAGTGAAATACCCAATGCCAACTTGGGCACAAAAAAAATAA
- a CDS encoding ABC transporter ATP-binding protein: MLLNIKNIDVAYDDYQVIWNVSLNVKEGEIVALLGPNGSGKSTILNSISGLIKIKSGEINFNKIQINKYETYQRVGVGISHVLERRRVFPYLTVLQNLLLGAYHEKAKTEREKSLQDIYNFFPKLKDRSNQIANTMSGGEQQMLAIGRGLMGMPKLLMVDEPFLGLAPLVIEDLKLIFKKIAERGISILFVEQNVRLALSMAQRGYVLESGRLVIDGASNDLINSKELKRVFLGS; the protein is encoded by the coding sequence ATGCTGCTTAATATAAAAAATATTGATGTTGCGTATGATGATTACCAAGTCATTTGGAATGTTTCTTTAAATGTAAAAGAGGGTGAAATAGTAGCATTGCTTGGCCCTAATGGATCAGGAAAAAGTACTATCCTCAATAGTATTAGTGGTTTGATAAAAATAAAAAGTGGAGAAATAAATTTTAATAAAATTCAAATTAATAAATATGAAACTTATCAAAGAGTTGGTGTTGGAATTTCACACGTCTTAGAAAGACGAAGAGTGTTTCCGTATTTAACAGTTTTGCAAAATTTATTACTTGGCGCTTATCATGAAAAAGCAAAGACTGAAAGAGAAAAATCATTACAAGATATTTACAATTTTTTTCCAAAATTAAAGGATCGTTCAAATCAAATTGCAAATACTATGTCCGGGGGTGAACAACAAATGTTAGCGATTGGTAGAGGATTGATGGGAATGCCAAAATTACTTATGGTCGACGAGCCTTTCCTTGGACTTGCTCCATTAGTTATTGAAGATTTAAAGTTAATTTTTAAAAAAATCGCAGAGCGAGGAATTTCTATTTTATTTGTAGAACAAAATGTAAGATTAGCTTTAAGTATGGCGCAAAGGGGCTATGTTCTTGAAAGCGGAAGGCTTGTAATTGATGGAGCCTCAAATGACCTAATTAATAGCAAAGAATTAAAAAGAGTTTTTTTAGGGTCCTAG
- a CDS encoding branched-chain amino acid ABC transporter permease: MTSQVIFQAIISGILMGLIYALIAAGLSLIFGLMEIVNFAHGDHLMLSMFSTFWFWMLFGIDPIFSIPLTIILMAFLGVFTHYFIIRKILNSTMLIQICATFGLAVTIRALAQFFFTPDFRTIKNPIIQGKFEVYGVFIGYPQLFASFVCLFAFILLYLFVTKTETGTALQATSQDRQAAEILGIPSNKMFALGWAIGLSCVAVAGSMLSNYYYVFPDVGVNFSLFAFVAVALGGFGSINGSLIAGVIIGIVESVGGLLIDPSYKLLYVFAVYLLVVILRPQGIFGRY; the protein is encoded by the coding sequence ATGACTTCACAAGTAATATTTCAAGCAATTATAAGTGGAATTTTAATGGGTTTAATTTACGCATTAATTGCTGCGGGGCTAAGTTTAATTTTCGGATTAATGGAAATTGTAAATTTTGCTCACGGAGATCATTTAATGCTTTCAATGTTTTCAACATTTTGGTTTTGGATGTTATTTGGAATTGATCCAATATTTTCAATACCACTGACTATTATTTTAATGGCTTTTTTAGGAGTATTTACTCACTATTTTATTATTCGAAAAATTTTGAATTCAACTATGTTAATCCAAATTTGTGCAACCTTTGGACTTGCTGTAACAATAAGAGCTTTAGCGCAATTTTTTTTTACACCTGACTTTAGAACAATAAAAAATCCAATCATTCAAGGAAAGTTTGAAGTCTACGGAGTTTTTATTGGTTACCCTCAATTATTTGCAAGTTTTGTCTGCTTATTTGCATTTATTTTATTATATTTATTTGTAACTAAAACTGAAACAGGAACTGCCTTACAAGCAACTTCTCAAGATAGACAAGCTGCAGAAATTTTAGGAATACCCTCAAATAAAATGTTCGCATTGGGTTGGGCTATTGGTCTAAGTTGTGTAGCAGTTGCTGGTTCGATGTTGTCAAATTATTATTATGTTTTTCCAGATGTAGGAGTGAATTTTTCTTTATTTGCCTTTGTTGCTGTAGCTTTAGGAGGTTTTGGAAGTATCAATGGAAGTTTGATTGCAGGAGTAATAATTGGAATTGTTGAGTCTGTGGGAGGTTTATTGATCGATCCCTCTTATAAACTACTCTATGTTTTTGCCGTTTATTTATTAGTAGTAATATTAAGACCACAAGGAATCTTTGGAAGATATTAA
- a CDS encoding branched-chain amino acid ABC transporter permease translates to MNLISKELLQAKNEPLNYFNKNSLIIIGIVVLGLFLYPFISPSKFALHLLMMIFMHAVMSQSWNVLAGFSGQISLGHAIFFGIGAYASGYFYTKFQITPWFGIIIGIAISAFIALLIGVPMLRLKGHYFAIATLLIGISFQVIFQRWPEVGASAGLYVPINRDSPWLSMQFHKNKVAYYYITLVFFIITFFLVWLLNRSKLGYRLKAIRDQSEAASSLGIHVSKYKVIAFIISAMIMAPMGSIYAQYVLIIDPNNTFSADISILVLLISVMGGVGNIWGPIIGSSILIPISEFSRIYFGGTGRSIDLIIYGILIILICIFRPSGIVSLIPRSFREREKVK, encoded by the coding sequence ATGAACTTAATTTCCAAAGAGTTGTTGCAAGCTAAAAATGAACCTTTAAATTATTTTAACAAAAATTCACTAATAATAATTGGTATAGTCGTTTTAGGGTTATTTTTATATCCTTTCATTTCCCCATCTAAATTTGCTCTTCATCTATTGATGATGATTTTTATGCACGCGGTTATGTCCCAATCATGGAATGTACTTGCTGGATTTTCTGGACAAATTAGTCTTGGGCATGCAATCTTTTTTGGTATTGGCGCTTATGCATCTGGATATTTTTATACAAAATTTCAAATTACGCCTTGGTTTGGAATTATAATTGGAATTGCAATTTCTGCATTCATTGCATTGTTAATTGGAGTGCCGATGTTAAGATTAAAAGGACATTATTTTGCAATAGCAACTTTATTAATTGGAATAAGTTTTCAAGTTATTTTTCAAAGGTGGCCTGAAGTTGGTGCATCCGCAGGTTTATATGTACCTATAAACCGAGATAGTCCTTGGCTTTCAATGCAATTTCATAAAAATAAAGTTGCATACTATTACATCACTTTGGTTTTTTTTATCATAACCTTCTTTTTAGTTTGGTTACTGAACCGATCAAAACTTGGTTATCGACTTAAAGCTATCAGAGATCAATCAGAAGCAGCATCAAGCTTAGGTATTCATGTATCTAAGTATAAGGTGATTGCTTTTATAATTTCTGCAATGATCATGGCTCCAATGGGAAGTATATATGCGCAATATGTTCTTATCATAGATCCTAATAATACTTTTAGTGCTGATATATCTATTTTAGTATTATTAATTTCAGTCATGGGTGGGGTTGGAAATATTTGGGGGCCTATTATCGGTTCATCAATTTTAATTCCTATTTCTGAATTTTCTAGAATTTATTTTGGCGGTACCGGACGATCTATAGATTTAATTATTTATGGAATTTTAATTATTTTAATTTGTATATTTAGACCCTCAGGAATTGTTTCATTAATTCCAAGATCTTTTAGAGAAAGAGAAAAGGTAAAATGA
- a CDS encoding ABC transporter ATP-binding protein, with the protein MSNLLKVENLSRSFGGIHANSDITFDVNEGEILGVIGPNGAGKSTLFDLITGFTKSDKGQVILRDKNITNIRPDLICRLGVGRTFQKLKPFADQTLLENVIVGALVKEKNLKVARDKALEIIDFVDLIEKRHHYAKELSTGQRKRLELARALATDPKLLLMDEVTGGVDQRTIPGLVELVLKLKKNGITVVTIEHNMKIIMDISDRILALNQGKRIAFDTPKNISQNTQVIDAYLGTIDAA; encoded by the coding sequence ATGAGTAATTTACTAAAAGTTGAAAATCTGAGTAGATCATTTGGGGGAATTCATGCAAATAGCGATATTACATTTGATGTTAACGAAGGAGAGATTTTAGGAGTTATTGGTCCAAATGGAGCAGGTAAATCTACCTTATTCGATCTTATTACTGGATTTACAAAATCAGACAAAGGTCAGGTTATATTAAGAGATAAAAATATAACAAATATTAGACCGGATCTAATTTGTAGATTAGGAGTCGGTCGAACTTTTCAAAAACTAAAACCTTTTGCTGATCAGACTTTATTAGAAAATGTAATTGTCGGCGCGTTAGTAAAAGAAAAAAATTTAAAAGTTGCGCGCGACAAAGCTTTAGAAATTATTGATTTTGTTGATTTAATTGAAAAAAGACACCATTACGCAAAAGAACTTTCAACCGGACAACGTAAACGTTTAGAACTTGCAAGAGCTTTGGCAACAGATCCTAAATTATTACTTATGGATGAGGTTACTGGAGGAGTTGATCAAAGAACTATTCCTGGTCTTGTTGAATTAGTTCTAAAATTAAAAAAAAATGGAATAACTGTTGTAACGATTGAGCATAACATGAAAATTATCATGGATATTTCAGATAGAATTCTTGCTCTCAATCAGGGAAAAAGAATTGCATTTGATACGCCAAAAAATATTAGTCAAAATACACAAGTAATAGATGCTTACCTAGGAACTATTGATGCTGCTTAA